From Nitratidesulfovibrio vulgaris str. Hildenborough, a single genomic window includes:
- the hflC gene encoding protease modulator HflC: protein MSRKSLTLLIAVLAVFIIGGQSFYTVHQTQKAIVLQLGEPVGQVSGPGLHFKLPFIQNVIFFDARMLDYDARSAEALTSDKKAIVLDNYARWRITDPLTFYRTVRTIPGAQTRLDDMVYSQLRVHVGRHTLTEVVASKRAEIMTEVTRRTSELMSEYGMEVIDVRIKRTDLPAENQRAIFGRMRAERERQAKQYRSEGQEESTKIRSLADRERAVLLAEANQKAEIIRGEGDAVATRTFANAYGQAPEFFEFMRGLETLRNSLKEGTRFVLTPDDPLLKPIRP from the coding sequence ATGAGCCGCAAGAGCCTCACCCTCCTCATTGCCGTGCTGGCCGTGTTCATCATCGGCGGGCAGAGTTTCTACACCGTGCACCAGACGCAGAAGGCCATCGTACTGCAACTTGGTGAACCTGTCGGACAAGTTTCCGGGCCGGGGTTGCACTTCAAGCTGCCCTTCATACAGAACGTGATCTTCTTCGATGCACGGATGCTCGATTATGACGCCCGCTCCGCCGAGGCCCTCACCAGCGACAAGAAGGCCATCGTACTCGACAACTACGCACGCTGGCGCATCACCGACCCGCTGACCTTCTACCGCACCGTACGGACCATTCCCGGTGCCCAGACCCGCCTTGACGACATGGTCTACTCGCAGCTGCGTGTCCATGTGGGACGGCATACCCTCACCGAAGTGGTCGCCTCCAAGCGTGCAGAGATCATGACCGAAGTGACACGTCGCACCTCTGAACTCATGTCCGAATACGGCATGGAGGTCATCGACGTGCGCATCAAGCGAACCGACCTGCCCGCCGAGAACCAGCGCGCCATCTTCGGACGCATGCGCGCCGAACGCGAACGGCAAGCCAAGCAATATCGCTCGGAAGGACAGGAAGAGTCGACCAAGATCCGCTCCTTGGCCGACCGTGAGCGGGCCGTACTGCTGGCGGAAGCCAACCAGAAGGCCGAGATCATCCGTGGTGAGGGTGACGCCGTGGCGACGCGCACCTTCGCGAACGCCTACGGTCAGGCACCCGAGTTCTTCGAGTTCATGCGCGGGCTTGAGACGCTGCGCAACTCGCTGAAAGAGGGTACGCGGTTCGTGCTCACCCCCGATGACCCGCTGCTCAAGCCGATTCGCCCCTGA
- a CDS encoding membrane protein, whose translation MTDVATLWEGLGVPLVRLLSSLSLGLLVANVIESLNWTRGVARLAAPLVQLGHLRDVAGASFSLAFFSSVASNSLLAESYERGDLSRRELMFANLFNSLPAYLTHLPTLFFMTWTVLGWPAVVYVGLTLAAAAMRTVLTLLCGRVMLPPLPEGCVTCRLDEHGEVSRGTALQRAWRMFRRRFPRLLLFTIPTYVVMYMLQITGGFASAQDWLAEHVHWLGFLRPEALGIVVLHLAAEFGAALSAASAVLNTGALSEREIVLALLVGNVLSTPMRAFRHQFPAYAGYFKPALALNLVLANQVLRALSIICVGCAYYLVSA comes from the coding sequence ATGACCGACGTTGCCACCCTCTGGGAGGGGCTTGGCGTGCCTCTGGTGCGCCTGCTGTCTTCCCTGTCTCTGGGGTTGCTTGTCGCCAACGTCATTGAATCGCTGAACTGGACTCGAGGTGTTGCGCGACTGGCAGCACCGCTTGTCCAGCTGGGGCATCTGCGTGATGTTGCGGGGGCTTCGTTCTCGCTGGCCTTCTTTTCGTCAGTAGCATCGAACTCGTTGCTTGCCGAAAGCTACGAACGTGGAGACCTGTCCCGACGCGAACTCATGTTCGCCAACCTGTTCAACAGCCTTCCCGCCTACCTCACCCATCTGCCGACACTGTTCTTCATGACGTGGACGGTACTCGGGTGGCCCGCCGTGGTCTATGTCGGGCTGACACTCGCTGCCGCAGCCATGCGCACCGTGCTCACGCTGCTGTGCGGGCGCGTGATGCTGCCCCCGTTGCCGGAGGGGTGCGTGACGTGCCGTCTGGACGAACACGGCGAGGTTTCGCGGGGCACTGCCCTGCAACGGGCGTGGCGCATGTTCCGCAGGCGGTTCCCCCGCCTTCTGCTGTTCACGATTCCGACGTATGTCGTCATGTACATGCTGCAGATTACCGGTGGTTTCGCATCTGCGCAGGATTGGCTGGCCGAACATGTACACTGGCTCGGTTTTCTCAGGCCCGAGGCTTTGGGCATCGTCGTGCTGCACCTCGCTGCAGAGTTCGGTGCCGCCCTGTCCGCAGCCAGTGCGGTTCTCAATACCGGTGCGTTATCCGAGCGCGAGATTGTGCTCGCCCTGCTCGTAGGCAATGTCCTCTCTACACCGATGCGGGCGTTCAGGCACCAGTTTCCGGCCTACGCCGGGTACTTCAAGCCCGCCTTGGCACTCAACCTTGTGCTTGCCAATCAGGTACTCCGTGCCTTGAGCATCATCTGCGTCGGGTGTGCCTACTATCTTGTGAGCGCCTAG
- a CDS encoding flagellar brake protein, translated as MAQTEQQPAVTRARTGTTLAVPTGTRMLLTLPGVFDNIPTDLVGIVQGEFLILKMPMVPGIRARLGQGEPVTIRYLCGGVIYGFGSSVITFISRPGFLVFLAFPDVVEQLELRQHRRVNCLLPCAVHVPGCVLSGIMLDVSLGGCRIALDPGCTLTPEDLAGRDMVVLHLPTLSENENTVLSCRVKAANLVNGRIHAGLQFFDLDEAARGALFAYLETVSCLI; from the coding sequence ATGGCACAGACCGAGCAACAACCCGCCGTCACGCGGGCACGCACGGGGACTACGCTTGCCGTGCCCACAGGGACGAGGATGCTGCTGACTCTTCCGGGAGTCTTCGACAACATCCCCACCGACCTCGTGGGTATCGTCCAGGGCGAATTCCTCATTCTCAAGATGCCCATGGTTCCCGGCATCCGCGCCCGTCTGGGGCAGGGTGAACCTGTCACCATCCGGTATCTTTGCGGCGGCGTCATCTACGGTTTCGGCTCTTCGGTGATCACCTTCATTTCGCGCCCAGGGTTCCTGGTCTTTCTGGCATTCCCGGATGTCGTGGAACAGCTGGAATTGCGTCAGCACAGGCGTGTGAACTGCCTTCTGCCGTGTGCCGTACATGTCCCGGGCTGCGTCCTCTCGGGTATCATGCTCGACGTCAGCCTCGGTGGCTGCCGCATCGCGCTGGACCCCGGATGCACCCTGACCCCTGAAGACCTCGCCGGTCGGGATATGGTCGTCCTGCACCTGCCTACGCTGAGCGAGAACGAGAATACGGTGCTGTCCTGCCGCGTGAAGGCTGCAAATCTCGTCAACGGGCGTATCCATGCAGGATTGCAGTTCTTCGATCTGGACGAGGCTGCGAGAGGGGCATTGTTCGCCTACCTTGAAACCGTATCGTGCCTTATCTGA
- a CDS encoding aldehyde ferredoxin oxidoreductase N-terminal domain-containing protein — MPIEGTASRVLHVDLESGASRVLLFEGRPHHLGGSGLAAALYDAYGLPESPAFDPRQPLIFAIGPLSGFFPLMSKVVCGFRSPYTGEWAESHAGGRLALSLRFAGYDALMITGRARTLSCLVVGSRRLEIHDVHYLRGQDVFTSGKYLRRYGKESSGHRSTVRIGPAGERGVTFACANVDSFRHFGRLGAGAVMGGKNLKALVVTGDSGIELPEGRDYPKLYKEVYQSVTGTDMMQKYHDLGTAENLLVLNELKALPWRNLQATTDPAIDGISGERFAEQLLLRQTACAGCPVGCIHIGLLRQQFARDHEFLYKQVSYDYEPIFAQGSMLGLTNASDVLALLDETEKLGLDCMSAGVALAWVAEAFEKGVVTEKETLGPVHFGNVATFVAALHHLANGTSEFWQALGKGVLYAADIYGGADFACVLGQEMAGYATGEVYFVSQALGFRHSHLDSGGYAYDQSAKDKDVDKAVRHLLDDEYKRLTINCMVACLFARKAYPPERLQEALASLGMRAEADALPESGRAMQALRWSLKFRTGFRPENVRIPKRFTEVVTWKGPMDVDYMDAVRQAYTSELYRMVVDAAREA, encoded by the coding sequence ATGCCGATTGAAGGAACCGCCTCGCGCGTGCTGCATGTGGACCTTGAGTCGGGTGCCTCGCGTGTGCTGCTTTTCGAGGGACGCCCGCACCATCTCGGCGGCAGCGGGCTTGCCGCTGCACTGTATGACGCCTACGGGTTGCCGGAATCTCCGGCTTTCGACCCGCGGCAGCCGCTCATCTTCGCCATCGGACCGCTTTCGGGGTTCTTTCCCCTCATGAGCAAGGTCGTGTGCGGCTTCCGTTCGCCGTACACGGGAGAATGGGCCGAGAGTCACGCGGGGGGACGTCTTGCCCTGTCGCTGCGCTTCGCGGGATATGACGCGCTGATGATCACCGGACGGGCGCGAACGCTCTCATGTCTTGTCGTGGGGTCGCGTCGTCTCGAAATCCACGATGTCCACTACCTGCGCGGACAGGACGTGTTCACTTCCGGGAAGTATCTGCGTCGCTATGGCAAGGAGTCGTCAGGGCATCGTAGCACGGTGCGCATCGGGCCTGCGGGCGAGCGTGGTGTCACCTTCGCGTGCGCCAACGTCGACTCGTTCCGGCATTTCGGACGACTGGGCGCAGGTGCCGTCATGGGCGGCAAGAATCTCAAGGCGCTGGTCGTGACGGGCGACTCGGGCATCGAACTGCCTGAAGGGCGCGACTATCCGAAACTCTACAAGGAAGTGTACCAGTCGGTCACCGGTACCGACATGATGCAGAAGTACCACGACCTCGGCACTGCCGAGAACCTGCTGGTGCTCAATGAACTGAAGGCGTTGCCGTGGCGCAACCTGCAAGCCACGACAGACCCCGCCATCGACGGCATCTCTGGCGAACGGTTCGCGGAACAGCTTCTGCTGCGGCAGACCGCCTGCGCGGGCTGTCCGGTGGGGTGCATCCACATCGGGCTGCTGCGACAGCAGTTCGCCCGCGACCACGAGTTCCTCTACAAGCAGGTGTCATACGACTACGAACCCATCTTCGCGCAGGGTTCCATGCTGGGCCTGACCAACGCCTCCGACGTGCTTGCCCTGCTCGATGAGACGGAGAAACTCGGCCTTGACTGCATGAGCGCCGGTGTCGCACTGGCATGGGTGGCGGAGGCGTTCGAAAAGGGTGTCGTCACCGAGAAGGAGACGCTGGGCCCGGTGCACTTCGGCAACGTGGCCACGTTCGTCGCCGCGCTGCACCACCTTGCCAACGGAACCTCCGAATTCTGGCAGGCGTTGGGCAAGGGGGTGCTGTATGCCGCAGACATCTACGGCGGTGCCGACTTCGCCTGTGTCCTCGGTCAGGAGATGGCAGGCTATGCCACGGGCGAGGTGTATTTCGTCTCACAGGCCCTGGGGTTCAGGCATTCGCATCTCGACAGCGGCGGCTATGCCTACGACCAGTCCGCCAAGGACAAGGACGTGGACAAGGCCGTGCGGCATCTGCTGGATGACGAGTACAAAAGGCTGACCATCAACTGCATGGTGGCCTGTCTCTTCGCCCGCAAGGCCTACCCGCCGGAACGCCTTCAGGAGGCCCTTGCCTCTCTCGGCATGCGCGCCGAGGCCGATGCCCTGCCCGAGTCGGGGCGTGCCATGCAGGCCCTGCGGTGGTCGCTCAAGTTCCGCACGGGGTTCCGTCCGGAGAACGTGCGTATCCCCAAACGGTTCACCGAGGTCGTCACATGGAAGGGCCCCATGGACGTCGACTACATGGATGCCGTGCGACAGGCCTACACGTCCGAGTTGTACCGCATGGTGGTGGACGCCGCACGGGAGGCATAG
- the qrcC gene encoding menaquinone reductase iron-sulfur cluster-binding subunit QrcC, whose translation MSSFKEFKIKWGMVIDLDKCTGCGACMVACQAENNIAPQPDASNKLKSLNWLVVYELNNGKPFPEHDVAYLPRPCMQCGKPSCVSVCPVVATDKNEEGGIVSQVYPRCIGCRYCMASCPYHARYFNWFDPTWPEGMDKTLTPDVSVRPRGVVEKCTFCHHRFMQAKDKARVEGRDPSALRDGDYVTSCTEACPNGAIIFGDFNNPEHRVHELHKSKYAFRLLERLGTDPQVYYLSRREWVRRLGDNYLEHEKVKG comes from the coding sequence ATGTCTTCTTTCAAGGAATTCAAGATCAAGTGGGGGATGGTCATCGACCTCGACAAATGTACGGGCTGCGGCGCGTGCATGGTTGCCTGTCAGGCCGAGAACAACATCGCCCCGCAGCCTGATGCCAGCAACAAGCTGAAGTCGCTGAACTGGCTTGTGGTGTACGAACTCAACAACGGCAAGCCGTTCCCCGAGCACGACGTGGCCTACCTGCCCCGTCCGTGCATGCAGTGCGGCAAGCCTTCATGCGTGTCGGTGTGCCCTGTCGTGGCGACCGACAAGAACGAGGAAGGCGGCATCGTCAGCCAGGTGTACCCGCGATGCATCGGTTGCCGGTACTGCATGGCCTCGTGCCCCTACCATGCCCGTTACTTCAACTGGTTCGACCCCACGTGGCCCGAAGGTATGGACAAGACCCTCACCCCCGACGTCTCCGTACGTCCGCGCGGTGTCGTGGAAAAGTGCACCTTCTGCCACCACCGCTTCATGCAGGCCAAGGATAAGGCCCGTGTCGAAGGACGCGACCCCAGCGCCCTGCGTGACGGTGACTACGTGACCTCGTGCACCGAGGCGTGCCCCAACGGCGCCATCATCTTCGGGGACTTCAACAACCCCGAGCATCGTGTGCATGAACTCCACAAGAGCAAGTATGCCTTCAGGCTGCTCGAACGCCTCGGCACCGACCCGCAGGTGTACTACCTGAGCCGCCGTGAATGGGTGCGTCGCCTTGGCGACAACTATCTCGAACACGAAAAGGTCAAGGGGTAG
- the rnhA gene encoding ribonuclease HI, whose product MSQFDVTVFTDGSCLGNPGPGGWAAIMRCNGCEKELSGGFALTTNNRMEILAVLEALEALRDPCKVTLFTDSQYVRNAVEKKWLAGWQRNGWKTADKKPVKNRDLWERLVPLLAKHSVSFRWVRGHSGHPENERCDVLARAQASRRGLPEDPGFTA is encoded by the coding sequence ATGTCGCAGTTCGACGTAACGGTGTTCACGGACGGTTCGTGCCTTGGCAATCCCGGCCCCGGGGGCTGGGCGGCCATCATGCGCTGCAACGGGTGTGAGAAGGAGCTTTCGGGCGGCTTCGCCCTGACGACGAACAACCGCATGGAGATTCTCGCCGTGCTGGAGGCCCTTGAGGCCCTTCGCGACCCCTGCAAGGTCACGCTATTCACGGACTCGCAGTATGTACGCAACGCCGTCGAGAAGAAGTGGCTTGCGGGGTGGCAGCGCAACGGATGGAAGACCGCCGACAAGAAACCCGTGAAGAACCGCGACCTGTGGGAACGTCTGGTGCCGTTGCTGGCGAAGCATTCGGTATCCTTCCGGTGGGTGCGCGGGCATAGCGGGCATCCCGAGAACGAGCGTTGCGACGTTCTGGCACGGGCGCAGGCTTCACGCCGGGGATTGCCGGAAGACCCCGGTTTCACGGCCTGA
- the hflK gene encoding FtsH protease activity modulator HflK encodes MNWDWDKLQEKRQRQTGGWGGGDQGDTPPPSGPDFEKLGDSFRRFREFPFPTGKLAAAAVAVLWLLSGVYIINPDEAGVVLRFGQYDRTVGPGPHYHLPFPVERVYKPKVTQVQRVEIGFRSPTQGATFQQGQGRVFPEEAAMLTGDENIVNVQFSVQYQIKDPVEYLFNVTDQAAVVRNAAEAAMREIIGNSLIDAALTDGKLRIQNETTTLLQEILDRYKVGIRVLAVQMQDVHPPKEVIDAFKDVASAREDKSRIVNEAEAYRNELLPRTRGAAAELVNQAEGYRETRTRQAEGEAQRFIAVLKEYNAAKDVTRKRLYFETMQEILSRNGVERIILPRETAGRVLPYLPLDRLTPAPQTGTKGGN; translated from the coding sequence ATGAACTGGGATTGGGACAAACTGCAAGAAAAACGGCAGCGGCAGACGGGCGGCTGGGGTGGCGGCGACCAAGGCGATACGCCTCCGCCCTCCGGGCCGGACTTCGAGAAGCTTGGCGATTCGTTCCGCCGCTTCCGCGAATTCCCGTTTCCTACCGGCAAACTTGCCGCAGCGGCTGTGGCCGTCCTGTGGCTTCTTTCCGGTGTCTACATCATCAACCCCGACGAAGCAGGGGTGGTGCTCCGGTTCGGACAGTACGACCGTACTGTCGGCCCCGGCCCGCACTACCACCTGCCCTTCCCTGTTGAACGGGTCTACAAGCCCAAGGTGACGCAGGTGCAACGGGTGGAGATAGGATTCCGCTCGCCGACGCAGGGCGCCACCTTCCAGCAGGGACAGGGACGCGTCTTCCCCGAAGAGGCCGCCATGCTGACCGGTGACGAGAACATCGTCAACGTGCAGTTCAGCGTGCAGTATCAGATCAAGGACCCTGTGGAGTACCTCTTCAACGTCACCGACCAGGCGGCCGTAGTCCGCAATGCCGCGGAGGCGGCCATGCGCGAGATCATCGGCAACAGCCTCATCGACGCGGCACTCACTGACGGCAAGCTTCGTATCCAGAACGAAACGACGACGCTGCTTCAGGAGATTCTCGACCGATACAAGGTTGGCATCCGCGTGCTCGCAGTTCAGATGCAGGACGTGCACCCGCCCAAGGAGGTCATCGACGCCTTCAAGGATGTCGCCTCCGCCCGCGAGGACAAGAGCCGCATCGTCAACGAGGCCGAAGCCTACCGCAACGAACTCCTGCCCCGCACCCGTGGCGCGGCGGCTGAACTCGTCAACCAGGCCGAAGGCTACCGAGAGACCCGCACCCGACAGGCCGAAGGCGAGGCCCAACGCTTCATCGCCGTGCTCAAGGAATACAACGCGGCCAAGGACGTGACGCGCAAGCGCCTGTACTTCGAGACCATGCAGGAGATTCTCTCGCGCAACGGCGTCGAGCGCATCATCCTGCCTCGCGAGACCGCAGGCCGTGTCCTGCCCTATCTGCCGCTGGACAGACTCACACCCGCGCCACAGACCGGTACGAAGGGAGGCAACTAG
- a CDS encoding phosphomannomutase/phosphoglucomutase: MKALSAHVFRAYDIRGIVDTDFDPEWVERLGRACGTYFVSHGHGAAVVGFDCRHSSPAYHDALVRGLLSTGVDVTSVGMVPTPVLYFAVKHLGRKAGVMITASHNPSEYNGFKVVAGESTIHGEEIRRIWEVFERGEFASGHGIGCSHDIVPSYIEAITSDVHPARKLKVVVDGGNGAGGELCVEVLRRLGVEVVAQFCEPDGDFPNHHPDPVVEANMTALMERVQVERADLGIGLDGDADRLGAVDGMGRLLNGDELLSLYAREMLARRPGETVIADVKCSHRLFDDIEAHGGKPMMWITGHSVVKARMLEVGAPLAGELSGHMFFGDRWFGFDDAIYGAARLVELLAASDVPLTDLPGWPPSHATRELHLPCPEHAKFEVVRRAQAYFRERCTINDIDGARVIFPDGWGLVRASNTQPVLVLRFEAQTPERLAEIRAFVEEPLRRWVAELS; encoded by the coding sequence ATGAAGGCGTTATCGGCCCATGTGTTCAGGGCCTACGATATCAGAGGGATTGTCGACACCGATTTCGACCCGGAATGGGTCGAGAGACTCGGGAGGGCCTGCGGAACCTACTTTGTCTCGCACGGTCACGGGGCTGCCGTTGTGGGGTTCGATTGCCGCCACAGTTCGCCAGCCTACCACGACGCACTCGTGCGCGGCCTGCTGTCGACGGGGGTGGATGTGACCAGCGTGGGCATGGTGCCCACCCCGGTATTGTATTTCGCCGTGAAACACCTCGGGCGCAAGGCCGGGGTCATGATCACGGCAAGCCACAATCCATCGGAATACAACGGGTTCAAGGTCGTCGCCGGTGAGTCGACCATCCACGGCGAGGAGATTCGCCGCATATGGGAGGTCTTCGAGCGTGGCGAGTTCGCTTCGGGGCACGGCATCGGGTGTTCCCATGACATCGTGCCCTCCTACATCGAAGCCATCACCTCTGATGTGCACCCCGCGCGCAAGCTGAAGGTCGTTGTCGACGGAGGCAACGGTGCTGGCGGCGAGCTTTGCGTTGAAGTGCTGCGCAGGCTGGGTGTGGAGGTCGTGGCGCAATTCTGCGAACCCGATGGCGACTTCCCCAACCATCACCCCGACCCCGTGGTCGAGGCCAACATGACCGCGCTCATGGAACGCGTGCAGGTCGAACGCGCAGACCTCGGCATCGGTCTCGACGGCGATGCCGACAGGCTTGGTGCCGTAGACGGGATGGGGCGGCTGCTGAACGGTGACGAACTGCTTTCGCTCTATGCGCGCGAGATGCTGGCCCGTAGACCGGGCGAGACGGTCATCGCCGACGTCAAATGTTCGCATCGCCTTTTCGACGACATCGAGGCGCACGGCGGCAAGCCCATGATGTGGATCACAGGGCACTCCGTGGTCAAGGCGCGTATGCTCGAAGTCGGCGCACCGCTGGCGGGTGAGCTTTCGGGGCACATGTTCTTCGGCGACAGATGGTTCGGCTTCGACGACGCCATCTACGGGGCTGCCCGTCTCGTGGAACTGCTCGCAGCCAGTGACGTGCCCCTGACCGACCTGCCCGGCTGGCCGCCAAGCCACGCGACCCGTGAATTGCACCTGCCCTGTCCGGAGCACGCCAAGTTCGAAGTCGTGCGGAGGGCACAGGCCTATTTCCGTGAGCGATGCACCATCAACGACATCGACGGTGCGCGTGTGATCTTTCCCGATGGATGGGGCCTTGTGCGTGCCTCCAACACCCAGCCGGTGCTCGTGTTGCGTTTCGAGGCGCAGACGCCGGAACGTCTGGCCGAGATTCGCGCCTTCGTCGAAGAACCGTTGCGACGCTGGGTCGCGGAACTTTCATAG
- the qrcD gene encoding menaquinone reductase integral membrane subunit QrcD, translating to MDKNYNLPVDAELFPEGCERCSLSKFMMWMAFVFVFFGWGLYAAYRVLAEGLGVTGLDDYFGFGLWITFDLAVIALGAGAFFSGLLRYILNIDPLKNIINLAVIIGFLCYSGAMLVLVLDIGQPLRAWFGYWHANVHSMLTEVIFCITCYCLVLIIEYVPLILENRQLNKNKLVHAVAHNFHVMMPLFAGIGAFLSTFHQGSLGGMYGVLFGRPYIYREGFFIWPWTFFLYVLSAVGSGPVFTVLVCTLMEKMTGRKLVSWEVKSLMGKIAGTMLMVYLIFKFADTYAWAYDLLPRQGLTFDQMFTSGWIYGKWMLWAELFYCGLVPAIILIVPALRNNPVLFYSAAILDCIGITINRYVMTVQALAIPVMPFDSWESYLPNWAEWGASVMIVAYAALVLSLSYRYLPIFPQEAELNRK from the coding sequence ATGGACAAGAACTACAACCTTCCCGTCGATGCCGAACTGTTCCCGGAGGGCTGCGAGCGCTGCTCACTCTCCAAGTTCATGATGTGGATGGCCTTCGTGTTCGTGTTCTTCGGCTGGGGTCTGTACGCGGCCTACCGCGTCCTCGCCGAAGGCCTCGGCGTGACCGGGCTTGACGACTACTTCGGTTTCGGCCTCTGGATCACGTTCGACCTTGCCGTCATCGCCCTCGGTGCCGGTGCGTTCTTCTCGGGTCTGCTGCGCTACATCCTGAACATCGACCCGCTGAAGAACATCATCAACCTTGCCGTCATCATCGGCTTTCTGTGCTACTCGGGTGCCATGCTCGTGCTCGTGCTCGACATCGGCCAGCCGCTTCGCGCATGGTTCGGCTACTGGCACGCCAACGTGCACTCGATGCTCACCGAAGTCATCTTCTGCATCACGTGCTACTGCCTCGTGCTCATCATCGAGTACGTCCCGCTGATCCTCGAAAACCGTCAGCTCAACAAGAACAAGCTGGTGCATGCCGTGGCGCATAACTTCCACGTCATGATGCCGCTGTTCGCCGGTATCGGTGCCTTCCTCTCCACCTTCCACCAGGGTTCGCTCGGTGGCATGTACGGCGTCCTCTTCGGCCGTCCCTACATCTACCGCGAAGGCTTCTTCATCTGGCCCTGGACCTTCTTCCTGTACGTGCTCTCCGCCGTGGGCTCCGGCCCGGTGTTCACGGTGCTGGTCTGCACGCTCATGGAGAAGATGACCGGCCGCAAGCTGGTGTCGTGGGAAGTGAAGAGCCTCATGGGCAAGATCGCCGGTACCATGCTCATGGTCTACCTGATCTTCAAGTTCGCCGACACCTACGCGTGGGCCTACGACCTGCTCCCGCGTCAGGGGCTGACCTTCGATCAGATGTTCACCAGCGGCTGGATTTACGGCAAGTGGATGCTGTGGGCCGAACTGTTCTACTGCGGTCTGGTTCCTGCCATCATCCTCATCGTGCCCGCCCTGCGCAACAACCCTGTGCTGTTCTACAGCGCAGCCATCCTCGACTGCATCGGCATCACCATCAACCGCTACGTCATGACCGTGCAGGCACTCGCCATCCCGGTCATGCCCTTCGACTCGTGGGAAAGCTACCTGCCGAACTGGGCCGAATGGGGTGCCAGCGTGATGATCGTCGCCTATGCTGCCCTCGTGCTCAGCCTCTCCTACCGCTATCTGCCCATCTTCCCGCAGGAAGCGGAGTTGAACCGCAAGTAA
- a CDS encoding 4Fe-4S binding protein, producing the protein MKILKANRMERCIGCHACSLACARLVHKRLSWVTAGIRITSAGGLSTGFEARLCLACDPAPCAQACPTGAYAQRKGGGVKVDRSLCIRCGRCAEACPVDAVHMDGETGLPYVCIHCGRCVAFCPHECIELVDQPVADAASDEAGRETGDDKALPRKAGLVNDASEVGHAD; encoded by the coding sequence ATGAAGATTCTCAAGGCGAACCGGATGGAGCGCTGTATCGGCTGCCATGCCTGTTCCCTCGCCTGTGCGCGGCTTGTGCACAAGCGTCTGTCGTGGGTGACGGCCGGAATCCGCATCACGTCGGCAGGCGGGCTTTCGACAGGGTTCGAGGCGCGCCTGTGTCTTGCCTGCGACCCCGCACCCTGTGCGCAGGCCTGCCCGACCGGTGCCTACGCGCAACGCAAGGGTGGCGGCGTGAAGGTCGACAGGTCGCTGTGCATCCGTTGCGGGCGTTGCGCCGAAGCCTGCCCGGTGGATGCCGTGCACATGGACGGTGAGACCGGCCTGCCCTACGTGTGCATCCACTGCGGGCGTTGTGTGGCCTTCTGCCCCCATGAATGTATCGAACTGGTCGACCAGCCCGTGGCCGATGCCGCATCGGACGAAGCGGGAAGGGAGACGGGTGACGACAAGGCCCTGCCGCGAAAGGCAGGGCTGGTGAATGACGCTTCGGAGGTGGGGCATGCCGATTGA